One Desulfurellaceae bacterium genomic window, GCCTCGGTGTGCAGCTCAACCAGCGGCCACTGGATGGCCTGGTTGACGGCCAGCGGCTTGCCGAACGGCTTGCGCTGCTGGGCATAGGCGACCGCCTCGTTGACGCAGTACTGGGCCGCACCCAGGGATGAGGCAGCCTGGCGGATACGGTTCTCGTGGACAAAGTGCTGGGCCACGGCCAGCCCCTCGTCCGGCTCGCCCAGCACCGCCCCGACCGGGACGCGCACGTCGTGGAGCGAAATGCGGGCGTGGTCGGTCGGCATGTTAAACGTCCACAGGTATTCTTCAACGACAAAGCCCGCACTGTCGGTCGGGACGATAAAGCAGGTAATCCCGCGCGGGTCGCCGTCCTGGCCGCTGGTGCGGGCGAAGATGAGATCGTGGCTGGCGGTGTGCACGCCCGAATTCCAGGTCTTGGTCCCGTTGATACGCCACTCGTCACCGTGGCGCACGCCCCGGGTGTCCATCCAGGTCGCGTCAGACCCGTGCTCGGGCTCGGTCAGCCCAAAGGCGATGTGCAGCGCGCCGTCGAGAATGCCGGGAATCAGCTCGCGCCGCTGCTGCGGACTGCCGAAATCGCGCAGCATCAGCACGACCGGCTGGTTGGCCACGATGGAGCTTTCGTTCTGCAGGTCGTTATGCAGCCCCAGGCCCTTGGCCGCCAGGTGCTCGCGGATGATTGCCATGGCCAGGTGTGAGCCGTCCTGGCCGCCGTACTCCTTGGGCAGACCAAACCGGTAGTGACCGGCCCGGTCGGCGCGGCGGCGCATCTCGGCCAGCAGGTCTTCCCACTCTTTGCGCGGTACTCCGCCGTTTTCAAAGTCAGTCCGGGCCCATTCACGCCGGTGGTCGAAGAAGCGGATGTTGTCGTCTTGCTGTTCGAGCGGCCGAATTTCGCGCTCGATAAAGGCGTCA contains:
- a CDS encoding acyl-CoA dehydrogenase family protein; protein product: MDFEIPADIQAYLVELDAFIEREIRPLEQQDDNIRFFDHRREWARTDFENGGVPRKEWEDLLAEMRRRADRAGHYRFGLPKEYGGQDGSHLAMAIIREHLAAKGLGLHNDLQNESSIVANQPVVLMLRDFGSPQQRRELIPGILDGALHIAFGLTEPEHGSDATWMDTRGVRHGDEWRINGTKTWNSGVHTASHDLIFARTSGQDGDPRGITCFIVPTDSAGFVVEEYLWTFNMPTDHARISLHDVRVPVGAVLGEPDEGLAVAQHFVHENRIRQAASSLGAAQYCVNEAVAYAQQRKPFGKPLAVNQAIQWPLVELHTEAAMLRTLIYQTAWQMDRMSKPEVARRLSDRVAMCNYRANRLVCEAADRAMQVHGGLGYSRYKPFEHILRHHRRYRITEGAEEIQMRRIAQVLFGFGRRDKK